AGAAGATTGCCAAAATGGAAGATTGGCGTACAGAGTTGAAGCTTTTGCAGGAAAGTTCTTTGGAAGTTCTATAGCAAGCCTCTGGGGGTTTGTAAACTTATGTGTGGGTTCCGGGTTATTTATCTAATTTCTGTcgtgtactattattattagatatatttAACTTGAATACGTGTTACATCACTAATGTTTAGGGACATATCACAGGTCCCTTTTTATAGTCTGCTTTGTGCCTTTGTCTGGATATATGCTTCATCTTTAAAAAGAATGATATGAAATACTCTGAGAAAATTTTGCAATCATTCTGTTAAGATCATATTTAATTGAGCATTTCAACCCATATACGGCTATGCTTATAATGCAACTATTGGGTCTCAAACTTGAGTTCATTTTATTCTTGTAAAGGCTATCCATGAAAAAACCCTATGTCGTTTGGCTTGATAAAAAGTTAAATTCTTGCAACAATTTGTGATTGAATAGCTCAAAGCCTCAAACATATAGAACTTGtagattttttaataaaataatcatGTTTCAAAACTTATACTAAATCTTAAATAGTTAATTGCACATATAGTTATTATGACTTAACTTGTTAAGTAAATAGGTTTTTTCTTTCAGAGATGAGCTGTTTATCAGCAAGCTCATTTCAGCCATAAACTGATAAACTAACTCATTAATTTATCAACCTCTACCACGACACAGAACTACAAAACATCACATCTATTGGGGGATAAAACTAGATTTATGACACAAAAAATCAATTCAAGAAGCAGCAATTCAATCAATAACCTTGCCATATTTCTTTTGGAATTTTTACAAAATCCAGCTATCACAATAATTTTTCAAGCAAGCTTCCAGTGCAATCAAACAAAACTGTTAATTTAACGTTTAATACGTAAGATACAACTTGTCCTAGAGTAACTTGGTACAGTGATGTGATTTTTAATCAGATTCAATATCTGAACCTTCCAAACCTTCTTGATAGATTTCAAAATCTTCAGGGCTCCATCTGCAGATTAAACGTAGCTTAAAAGTAGCCATCTTGATTCCCATTAAGCGCTGCATATATACCACAATGTAAAGGTCACCTATTTGTTACTACTAGTGTTTGATACACAGATACACTTGTACAAATGATAATATGCAGCAGTGAGAACAATGATTCTTCGATAATAAAAAGCTAGGTACAGATGAAATAACATCGCAGCATAATGTATGGAAACCATCACCACAAAATAGTGGCAAACGTATGATATCTTAAGGAGCTTAAGGCTAAGCCAACTAATAACAAATATATCAGTTACAAAATGCAATTCAGAATATACAGCAAAAAGGTGAAGAACAAACCAGTATGCGAGAAGATTCAGGTGATATGGGCTTCCCTTCTTCACATACAACGAAGTCTCCGACAAGCTCCACGACTCCTGATCAACAGTAAGAGATCTATAATTGGTACTAGACCATAGGGTTGTTCAAACCGGATATCCGCAAATTCGATAGTGATCAGATTATCCAAATATCCGAGCTTAAATTTTAATTTGAGATCAAAtacaattttattttatatataattatatatgaagtaCAAACCACATACAACACATGTTCTTTAAAAATAAGTATGTTGGAGTAATTCTGAAGTTGTCAAAGATATGATCGGATTGTGGGATTAGTATTAGAATGAGAAAAAGACTCCATTCAGGATAAAACGCGGGCACATGTGGGATAGTTTTTGCTATTTTTTAGGAATAGATTTCTATTGCTTATTATTAGAAAAAGTAGAGATAGTTTCCTTATGTTTTTTAATTTCCTATTCACTGTAAACATTTGTTTTAGCATAAAAAATATCTCAGGAAATAGTACCAAATTGTTCAGCATACGCTTTGTATTGTTTTGAATTCGTGTCTCCAACAAAGTATTGTACAGTTCATGTGATTGTTTTGATGTCAAGTCTGATATTTCCAACTAAGTATATGTAATTTCAGAAATCCGATTATATGGAAAAGTGgcatccgaaaaatcggatatccgatttttcggatcggATTTTCAGATATTATGAGCACCCTTACCCCACACCAAGCATAGCTACTTTATGGGCCATTTTGTTTCCTTCAGTTTCATTTATAATATACGGAGTATTTTGTTGAAAAGAAGAGAACACGGACCACACTAACGGACATACAAAGAAAAGTAGCCAACTGAAATTCTACTATTCAACACTGCATTAGATCAGAAATGATAGGAACTATGAAAGCTACAGAGAACTAAAAGAAAACTACTTACACCTAGTTAGGTCACCTTCAGACTGCAAATATGTTTGAAACGACTAGAAAGAACAAAAAGTAAGTTAAATAACCATAAACCATCAATCCGTGTATACTCGACAAACGAATGAACAATGTTGCAGCCCACAAAAAATTTTGTTCATACTACCATGATTACCAAAATGTTAGTTCTATTGGTTAAATGAAAGCTATTAGATATCAATCTAAAACTAATCACGTCATCTTTCACCTCTTGTTGTTACTCCTTTCATCACTACGTTGCCGCCTCTACCAAAATCACTACTAATAGCCTCTTCAGGATATCTTCCATCACTAGCCTCTTAAGGTgctttttgaaaataaaaataaaaaattagccTCTTAAGGTACTTCCGGATGTTCTTCTAATCCTTCCCGATTCTATCCAACTCCAAACATTAGATTCCACTCGAGCTCGATGTCATCAACCACTGTAAAACCATTACCAATAACGGGCATGTGAAACCCGTAACTAACAGTCGGTCCAACAGCACGGGCCTGATCCCATCCAACTCCGAACATTTGATCTCGCTCAACATCTAAATCGGCAACAATTGGAACACCATCAACGGGCACGCGAAACCCGACACCCACAACAGATTCCCGACTCCAACAACGGTTGTTAGGGCTGGGGACCCGATGTTTGTGCTGAGTGTTACGTGATGACGATGGTATTCCTACTGTTATTGAAGTAGAGGCTAAGTAGGATCAAAGGTTCTGAATTGGATGAGATTTGGCTAGTGCAATGGGACCTTGTTGGTGACGGGTATCACGTGTCTGTTATCAATGATGGTGTTCATGACTTAAGCGGGATCCAATGGTTGGAGTTAGATGGGATCAGGAACAATTAAAAAAAGGTCATAAAGAACGAGTAGAAGAGAGTCATTAGAAAAATCGACAATAGATAGATTTAGGTAATAATGGAGGACATACGAAAGAACCTGAAGAGGCCGGTGCTAGTGACGGAGGACATCTAGAAGAACCTGAAAAGGTTGTGGTAGTGATTTCGGTAGGGACACGAGGAGGCGCCAAGGTAGTGAAGAAGGGATTATCAGCAAGAGGCAGAAGACAACATGATTAATCTTAGATTGATGatttaaataatctttaaaaccaaTGCCCAATAGAATAACTATTTGGCAAATCGTATATAGTACATTAGTATGTCAATAATAAAGACGATGTTTAAAAAGGTGCAACATTTTCCTACATCGTTCATTCATTTGTTAATATACACGGATTAACGGTTTATGCTCATTTTACTTCttctttttttcctttttaatggtTTCTAACATATTTTCAAATCTGAAAGTGACTTAAACAAGTGTAAGTAGTTTCCTTTCAGTTTGGTTCCATATAACTTTCATAGTTCCTCTCATTTATGATATAGTGTATTTTTACAGTAAAATTCCAGCTTGCTACTTTTCTTTTTGTATGCTAGTAAGTATGATCCGTGTTCTCTTCTATTCAACAATATATATTACAATACTAGAAATGAAATCGAAGGAAACAAATGGCCTACAAAATAACTCTTAGATCTCCTGATATGCATATGCAGATATCAATCATACTTTTCCAAAAACAGGCTGTCTAATGAGTGAATTGAGAGGCTTAACTTCCTTCCTAATTTTGTTTTATGTGTGTGTGATGTAATTGGTAAGAGAGTTAACGGATACCTCTATTTAAGCGCACTGGCATCCCCTGCTTACGCAAAAAGGGTTCCATTTCATGGGTGAACTGGTCGAGAGGACCTTCCTTAAGTTCCACCTGGAGTCAAACATCAATTTAgcagcaaaatataaataaataaacatgaCAACATCTATCGTATCACTGCGGTACACGAGTTAAGAGCTTATAATAAGATATTTGAAAAATGAATTAGATGAGAAGTTTTACTAACGGTTTCCGTGGCAATACTTCCAGTTCGAGCAAAATCATAATCTTCATACTCGTTAAATATTCTGCTAAAGATAAACATGTTTTAATATGCATGTAATAACAACATGATAGTCGAAGCAATAAAAGCAACAAAATATGAATTTGTGTACAAAGAGCAGTAATCAGTGCCTCCTTGTTTACATgagaatgattatatatatatatatatatatatatatatatatatatatatatatatatatatatatatatatatatatatatatatatatatatatatatatatatatcctaccaAAAGATGTTTCTTTAAGTGATTATCTTGTTATTCACCAAGAAGGTAACACGGTCAAGATCTTTAATTGGATCATGTTTAAGTGATTAAAAAGGTAGAAGTGTAGAGGTTACCTTTGGGCCTCTTCTTTAGGCATATTTGTTACGCAAAGCCCAGAATCCCCACGAAGAAGCTGTATGTACGTAATGAAATAAAAAAACAATACAAATAAAGGTACAATTAGTGCAATAAAATAGACACATCATAATCCATTCTCCCCCAAGACTACAAAGTATTGAATATATTGTGTACCTTGGACACCTTGTGAAGCCCTGATTTTACTTCATCAGAATCAGAGCGACCTAAAGCAACCTGCATGACTTTGTTTGACCCAAGAAAAAATCTGAAACACCAAAGATAGAAAATTGCACATGTGTAATCAGTCATTGGATGGTTACAACATGTTATTCATCATATCATATATAGAATAGAAACTACAATGTGATTCAAGTTGGTTGAAATGCATAAACAAGTCTTTAAGGTGTACAAATCCAAATGTTGTACGCAAATTTGCTGAGAAGTTGTATGTGCATATCAATTCAGCACCTATGATTTATTACGCGGGCAAAAAAATATATGAACACGGGCTAAAGTAAGCAGGAACTATTTATGTGGGCATTTGAATAAAAGATGCAATTCATCAATATATGTGTGGGTTGTCATCCACTAAATACTCCTGCCTACACCTCTCTATTGATATTCATATTATGATATTTACAAACTGACATGCTTGCTAAGCTACTCAGGATCAATACTTTTGGATGAATAAGGAACCTTATAAGTTACAATAACTGAGCAAAGATTGTCACTTCCTATAGCATATCAAATACACATGTGTCTAAAACTCACCAGACTCATTCAACGTCTATACCAAAAAACTAACTATTCATAACTTAAGCTTTCCT
The window above is part of the Rutidosis leptorrhynchoides isolate AG116_Rl617_1_P2 chromosome 1, CSIRO_AGI_Rlap_v1, whole genome shotgun sequence genome. Proteins encoded here:
- the LOC139885763 gene encoding uncharacterized protein, which encodes MPKSKRDRSVTLSKTKKKGREHKETIVNSIREAVEQYNSIYVFSFENMRNLKFKQFREQLKSTSRFFLGSNKVMQVALGRSDSDEVKSGLHKVSKLLRGDSGLCVTNMPKEEAQRIFNEYEDYDFARTGSIATETVELKEGPLDQFTHEMEPFLRKQGMPVRLNRGVVELVGDFVVCEEGKPISPESSRILRLMGIKMATFKLRLICRWSPEDFEIYQEGLEGSDIESD